The following coding sequences are from one Eublepharis macularius isolate TG4126 chromosome 19, MPM_Emac_v1.0, whole genome shotgun sequence window:
- the TMEM205 gene encoding transmembrane protein 205 has translation MAEEVHATEMATEGEPGSLIKIVHLFFLSTAWGMQLWVTFIAGFVLFRGVSRHTFGLVQSKLFPFYFYTLLGCTFLNLAVFAMYHPRDLLSTGETIQIVLFFLCLVLAAANASWFSQTTTKTMFKMQEIEREHGLGEEVGMSSQREAYQRLKERDAKYRSLRQKFFTFHGISSLCNLTCVVCTGVNLAFLAMHLDSL, from the exons ATGGCGGAGGAG GTCCATGCTACAGAGATGGCAACGGAAGGGGAACCCGGCAGCCTCATCAAAATCGTTCACCTCTTCTTTCTCTCTACTGCCTGGGGGATGCAGCTATGGGTGACCTTCATAGCAG GGTTTGTTCTTTTCCGGGGTGTGAGCCGACACACCTTTGGGCTGGTCCAAAGCAAGCTGTTCCCTTTCTATTTCTACACCTTGCTTGGCTGCACTTTTCTGAATCTTGCCGTCTTCGCTATGTACCATCCACGCGATCTACTCAGTACTGGGGAAACAATCCAG ATTGTGCTATTTTTCCTCTGCCTTGTCCTGGCTGCTGCAAACGCCTCCTGGTTTTCCCAAACCACCACGAAGACCATGTTCAAGATGCAGGAGATTGAGAGAGAACACGGTCTCGGGGAGGAAGTGGGGATGTCATCCCAACGGGAGGCTTACCAGCGTCTGAAGGAGAGGGACGCCAAGTATCGAAGCCTGCGCCAGAAGTTCTTCACATTCCACGGCATTTCCTCCCTCTGCAACCTGACTTGTGTGGTCTGCACAGGGGTGAATCTGGCCTTTTTAGCCATGCACCTGGATAGCTTGTGA